In Terriglobales bacterium, the genomic stretch CAGCGATCAATACAACTTCATTCGCCATGGAATTCCTGCCGTCGCCATGAAAGTGGGATTTGAAAAGGGTTCGCCGGAGGAAAAACTCGAGCACGCCTGGTTGACGGAGCGCTACCACGCTCCTTCCGACGACCTCGATCAGCCCGTCGATCTCGCTGCCGCCGGAAAATATGAAGACGTCATCTCTGCGCTGCTGATCACAGTATCCAATTCCGATCGGCGGCCACAATGGAAGCAGGACAGTTTCTTCCGCCGCTTCGCTGAGCACAATCGCGCCGGCGGTAGTCGTTAAGGAACCTGAGGGGGCCCCCATCCTAGCTCCCTTTTGGCAAGGGCGGTGTAATTAAGGAGCTATGTGGGAACGGTCGCCCTCGTCTGCTCTGGTCGAGGCGAAGCCTCGACACTGTTGAAGAATTCGTCGAATGTCATCCTGAGCGAGGGCCGGGCATAAAGCCCCTGGCCCGAGTCGAAGGACCTGGTGTTTTCTTTGTGAAGGCAGAGGAATTCAGAGAGAAGGAAAACTTTGCCCTCGGCCCAAACCTTTGCGACCCCCGGCTATTTCTTTCATCTGAAACCTGTACTGTCCGGCTAACTCCAGCGCCAGCGATCTGAGGTTCCGAATTATGGCCAGCAAGCCAGTCATTCTTACTGTTGACGATGATCCTGATGTTCTGCGAGCCATCGAGCGCGATCTGCGCCAGGAATATGCCGACCGTTACCGCATCCTGCGGGCGAATTCCCCCGGCTCGGCTCTCGATTCCCTGCGCCAGCTCAAAGCGCGCAACGAAGCCGTTGCTCTCATGCTCGCCGACCAGCGTATGCCGGAGCTCGACGGCGTCGGCTTCCTCTCTGAAGCCATGCAGCTTTACCCCGACGCCAAGCGCGCCCTGCTCACCGCCTACGCCGACACCGACGCCGCCATCAACGCCATCAACAAGGTCAAGATCCATCACTTTTTCCTGAAGCCCTGGGACCCGCCCAGCGAGCACCTCTATCCGGTCCTTGGTGACATGCTGGAGGACTGGCAAGCCTCCTACAAGCCACCCTATCAGGGGATCCGGGTTCTGGGCACCCGCTGGTCTCCGACCTCATATGACGTCCGCGAATTCCTGGCGCGCAATCAGATTCCCTACCAGTGGATGGACGTCGAAACCGCTGCCAATGATCCCGAGGTTCACCAGCTGTTGCAATCGCTTGGAGATCAGGCCAGCGAACTTCCCGTCGTGCTTCTGCCGGACGGAACCCGCCTTGTGCAGCCTACGACCGGCGACCTGGCACAGAAGATCGGTTTGCGCACTCGCGCGCAAGTGGATTTCTACGATCTCATCATCATAGGTGGAGGTCCCGCTGGTCTTGCCGCCGCTGTATACGGCGCATCGGAAGGCCTCAAAACCGTGATCGTCGAACGCGAAGCACCGGGCGGCCAGGCGGGTCTCAGCTCACGCATCGAAAATTACCTCGGGTTCCCCACCGGCCTGAGCGGCAGTGACCTTGCGCGCCGGGCCGTAATTCAGGCGCGTCGCTTTGGCGTCGAGATCCTCTCGCCGCAGGAAGCCATCGGCCTTCGCATCGATGGCCCTTACCGCATCCTCAAGCTCTCCGACAGTTCGGAGATCTCCTGTCACGCATTGGTCCTCGCTATGGGCCTGCAGTGGCGCAAACTGGATGTCCCCGGCGCCGACCGCCTTCAGGGCGCGGGCCTCTATTACGGTGCCGGAACTACCGAGGCTATGTCCTGTAAGGGTGAGACCGTATACATTGTTGGTGGCGCCAATTCCGCTGGCCAGGCTGCCATGGGATTTTCCAAATATGCCGGCCGGGTGGTCATGCTCGTCCGCGGAACCTCGCTTGCGCAGACGATGTCGCAATATCTGATCGACCAGATCAAGGACACTCCGAACATCCACGTGTCCTATGATTCCAGCGTGGTCGAGGTCCACGGCGAGAAGCGGCTGGAAGAGATTTCGATCCTTTGTTCCAAGACGGGGGCTATAGAACGCGTCCCGGCCAGTGGGCTGTTCATCTTCATCGGCGCGATGCCGCGCACCGACTGGTTGGGAGATCTGGTCGAACGCGACGACCATGGCTTCATCCTCGCGGGCCCGCAGCTGGTGCGCGATGGCAAGCGTCCGCGTGGCTGGACCTTGGACC encodes the following:
- a CDS encoding FAD-dependent oxidoreductase; the protein is MASKPVILTVDDDPDVLRAIERDLRQEYADRYRILRANSPGSALDSLRQLKARNEAVALMLADQRMPELDGVGFLSEAMQLYPDAKRALLTAYADTDAAINAINKVKIHHFFLKPWDPPSEHLYPVLGDMLEDWQASYKPPYQGIRVLGTRWSPTSYDVREFLARNQIPYQWMDVETAANDPEVHQLLQSLGDQASELPVVLLPDGTRLVQPTTGDLAQKIGLRTRAQVDFYDLIIIGGGPAGLAAAVYGASEGLKTVIVEREAPGGQAGLSSRIENYLGFPTGLSGSDLARRAVIQARRFGVEILSPQEAIGLRIDGPYRILKLSDSSEISCHALVLAMGLQWRKLDVPGADRLQGAGLYYGAGTTEAMSCKGETVYIVGGANSAGQAAMGFSKYAGRVVMLVRGTSLAQTMSQYLIDQIKDTPNIHVSYDSSVVEVHGEKRLEEISILCSKTGAIERVPASGLFIFIGAMPRTDWLGDLVERDDHGFILAGPQLVRDGKRPRGWTLDRDPFLMETNIPGVLVVGDVRQGSVKRVASAVGQGSIAVQFVHQYLSKV